One Lytechinus pictus isolate F3 Inbred chromosome 12, Lp3.0, whole genome shotgun sequence genomic region harbors:
- the LOC135156197 gene encoding octopamine receptor-like: protein MNHTKVRGGWGFGLALCVTHLSLDVLLCTASILHLCAIAVNRYLAVTFPLMYSRDRVNSQKRILGTIIPVWVISIAICAPLFIQGFINPEKTLSEDGQVCGFFDKTFIIYSSMGSFYVPLAVMIVVDVRAVRKLRGRKALAAQRSVGQTPPPQPSPTREHVSRSRSSTPPPPPSPDKTYLTVQGNGAPPSPGIDYRRRPLRISFHMNRKSGQKLGYGSTVVEAVPDTRQKMLSNKREKRAAKTLVVVFACFIILWLPFFVMHLANGFCTSCQIPDELFIAFTWLGYVSSAFNPCIYTCFNKEYRRAFIRIICCGKKRRHSFRINETSTFRSSLRHS from the exons ATGAATCACACGAAG GTTCGAGGAGGATGGGGATTTGGCCTAGCTCTTTGTGTCACACACCTATCTCTTGATGTTCTACTCTGCACGGCTTCCATCCTCCACCTCTGCGCCATCGCAGTCAATCGTTACCTTGCCGTAACATTCCCGCTGATGTACTCACGTGATCGTGTTAACTCTCAGAAGCGAATCTTGGGCACCATCATCCCCGTTTGGGTTATTTCAATTGCCATATGTGCTCCACTCTTTATCCAGGGATTCATCAATCCTGAGAAGACATTGAGCGAAGATGGACAGGTTTGTGGGTTCTTCGATAAAACATTCATCATCTATTCATCGATGGGTTCCTTCTATGTGCCTTTGGCGGTGATGATAGTTGTGGACGTTCGCGCTGTGCGCAAGTTACGTGGACGCAAGGCTTTGGCGGCACAACGTTCCGTCGGACAGACTCCACCACCTCAACCGTCACCGACGCGAGAGCATGTCTCGCGATCACGCTCTTCCACtccaccaccaccgccatcacCGGACAAAACCTACCTTACAGTGCAGGGTAATGGAGCGCCTCCTTCGCCGGGGATAGACTATCGTCGGCGACCGCTTCGAATCAGCTTCCATATGAATCGTAAGTCAGGACAGAAACTTGGGTACGGAAGCACCGTGGTGGAAGCCGTGCCGGATACGCGGCAGAAAATGCTTTCGAACAAACGCGAAAAGAGGGCGGCCAAGACTCTTGTGGTTGTCTTTGCGTGTTTTATCATCCTCTGGCTGCCTTTCTTTGTCATGCATCTCGCCAATGGGTTCTGTACTAGCTGTCAGATACCTGATGAACTCTTTATCGCCTTTACGTGGCTCGGTTACGTGTCCTCGGCGTTCAACCCTTGTATATACACGTGCTTTAACAAAGAATATAGAAGAGCATTCATCAGAATAATATGTTGTGGCAAAAAACGTCGTCATTCCTTCCGCATAAACGAAACGTCAACCTTCAGATCAAGCCTAAGACattcatga